The following coding sequences are from one Natrarchaeobaculum sulfurireducens window:
- the phnE gene encoding phosphonate ABC transporter, permease protein PhnE, translating to MATGEGHSELPSDRTWQRPTAFGSHRMKWAVYVGATLFVLWSLVSLLSGVTLERVSIGMNNGVLLLEAMVPPNTASENVDRVVGYMGETIAMAFVATFTGVLISLPIAFGAAENIAPRPIYYLNRGIISITRAIDELIIAIIAVKAVGVGPLAGIIAISYLTIGFFSKLFAEDIEDIDMGAKEAIDAAGASRFQTLVYAVVPQVAPRFIGLTVYRWDINIRSSTIIGIVGAGGIGTLLLRSFERYEYDFAALILLSIIAVVLAGELFSAYVRRRVQ from the coding sequence GTCGGATCGAACCTGGCAGCGACCGACCGCGTTCGGGAGCCACCGGATGAAGTGGGCGGTCTACGTCGGCGCGACGCTGTTCGTCCTGTGGTCACTCGTCTCCCTGCTATCGGGCGTTACCCTCGAGCGGGTGAGTATCGGCATGAACAACGGCGTCTTGCTCCTCGAGGCGATGGTGCCGCCGAACACCGCGAGCGAGAACGTCGATCGGGTCGTCGGCTATATGGGAGAGACGATCGCGATGGCGTTCGTCGCGACGTTCACCGGCGTGTTGATCTCGCTGCCGATCGCGTTCGGCGCCGCAGAGAACATCGCGCCCCGACCGATTTATTACCTCAACCGGGGGATCATCAGCATCACGCGGGCGATCGACGAACTCATCATCGCCATCATCGCCGTCAAAGCTGTCGGCGTCGGCCCGTTAGCAGGCATTATTGCGATCAGCTATCTGACCATCGGCTTCTTCTCGAAGCTGTTCGCCGAAGACATCGAGGACATCGACATGGGGGCGAAAGAGGCCATCGACGCCGCTGGCGCCTCGCGCTTCCAGACGCTCGTCTACGCCGTCGTCCCGCAGGTTGCCCCACGGTTCATCGGCCTCACAGTGTACCGCTGGGATATCAACATCCGTTCGTCGACGATCATCGGAATCGTCGGCGCCGGCGGAATCGGGACCTTGCTGTTGCGGTCGTTCGAACGCTACGAGTACGATTTCGCCGCGCTGATCTTGCTTTCGATCATCGCCGTCGTCCTCGCCGGCGAACTCTTCAGCGCCTACGTCCGACGGAGGGTCCAGTGA